The genomic DNA TtgctgcgtgttctgcgtgttctgcgtgttctgcgtgttctgcgtgttctgcgtgttctgcgtgttcttcttgatcttgactgtatgtgaacggtctgtaggaactgtattccagctacctagtccagatgctatttacagtcaagatgaagaaagaaggtaagacgcgaGCGGCgagcccgctttgtttgcacagtccgcaacaatcaattaagtgggtcctagaaggttcagattggattgattgattaccgctttaagcctagtagttacctataggagtttaagccctacctagataggtaagtgggtctaggagagtgaccggattgaattgattgttgcggagtctatttgtttgggttggcgcacggccctctcgttgccggggaagcgactaggctcgcagcctagtcatgtgacttagggctcagcccgttacagttgcgtagtccaatttccgagctagtcttccattggcgcgggtgctaaagagcagtgtggtgaacagaaagagatgtaacagcgagctctttgcgaaaagaaatattgtttgtagttttatacagtgtctgtctgttgttttgtgtaggcgtctgtatatagggatctacaagagagagaatagatctatacagctattgcctggtcgatgttttgctcgtgcgtgtgctagtgaaagcaggtgctggagcggttcggtatatggggtcggtatatcgagtcggtttagggcgttcggtagagagggtatttggtgtaggcgtctgtatatagggatctacaagacagaatagatctatacagctattacctagtcgatgttttgggcgttttggtgtaggcgtctgtatacaggaatctattataacctaacaataatagacctatacagctattgcctagtcgatgttttgctcgtgcgtgtgctagtgaaagcaggtgctagagcggttcggtatatggggtcggtatatcgagtcggtttagggcgttcggtagagagggtatttggtgtaggcgtctgtatatagggatctacaagagagatagtagatctatacatctagtgcctggtcggtgttttgctcgtgcgtgtgctagtgaaagcaggtgctagagcggttcggtatatggggtcggtatatcgagtcggtttaggtcgttcggtggagagggcttttggtgtaggcgtctgtatatagggatctacaagagagataatagatctatacatctagtgcctggtcggtgttttgctcgtgcgtgtgctagtgaaagcaggtgctagagcggttcggtatatggggtcggtatatcgagtcggtttaggtcgttcggtggagagggcttttggtgtaggcgtctgtatatagggatctacaagagagataatagatctatacatctagtgcctggtcggtgttttgctcgtgagtgtgctggtgacagcaggtgctggagcggttcggtatatggggtcggtatatcgagttggtttagggcgttcgggtataggtagcatctagatatataggcctattactttgcagcaatagagatatatacctaaggaagagccgttgctctgtcggtttcgtagagggtgccttcgatcgaacatctaaaatcagttggcgcacgggccatttgcagagatttctctcaactaaggccaggtaacaactctgtcaaagttgcagcggccagcgcgcccgccacaacgcctgcacgcaaaagcagacgttggaaactgattctaggaaggcatttcaatggaattgagatgaaaaaagggtaatccaggacctttttgtcatctcgaaaagttggtgttcgatgTGGTTTAGGACCTAGTTTGACTTTTGGGATTGCTTTGTCAGCTGCTAGTTGGATAACTTGCGTAATTGCTTCCCCTATCTCCTCTAGTTTGCTTTGAAGCTCCTGGTCCTCTTCTAGAATTAGATTCTTGCAATCTTGTTTCCTAGGGTCGTTTATCTCGCTTATGTGCTGTAGCGTGATGTTgttttgaatagcctcgtttaggtgtgaaggtcgtccgaagatgatcttgggttggttctcggggatggagtgatgcgatggacacgaggttgtatagcacgattggtagatcgatgtaatatacggggagttgagaatcaagtactaatccttagatttcgaagttgaacacaatgaaccgtaagggctcattgcctacTGTTATATAATAAGCGTGCCCTCCATTGTGGCCTTTCCCTCCATGGAGGTCGCACCCTCCGTGGAGGTCGTGCCCTCCATGGCGGTCATGCCAAGGTTGGAGGGCAGGTCACGTGACTGCGCGGCACAAGCTTACCCGCTGTGCCCCgccttcaacgttgtcctgCCGTTGTTGCTTGTCCTCCTCCTTGCAATCGTAACATTAGGGTTTTTTGAAAAAGTGGCCAATCCGCCTTTTTTGTGTTAAACTTGCGTTGGTTTATTGGATTGTCTACTTGGTCGGTGTCTGATCGAATTGAGAAGAGTAGGCCGTAGTGGTCAGATCCAGTCTCTGTAGTGACTTGCCAGTCaatagctttgtcagctAGGTCTGGGGTAACTAGGGATAGGTCTAAAACTGATTCTCTTGATAGGTGTGGCCTAAAGAAAGTGCCCgttcctggtgtgtttagaAGGCTAAGGTTTTGGCTTTCTATCCATTCTACAAATGGGGGTGCTCCTGGGCTCGTCGATGTGCATAGTGGGTCCCACCACGGGTGGTGCTCATTTGCGTCTAGGAGTAGAATAGATGACTCTGGTAGtcttgtgtttgtgtttAGAAGAACTCTTGGGATAGTCTTTATATCTCCTATACCTCTCTCGTTGTATAGGTTGAAGATATTAAACTTATGGTTTCCTTTCTGTActactagtgctatagcGTCTGGATCTGACGTAAAACCTTCTAGTAGGTGGGTTTCTGCTAATAGCGTTCTAGAGATATAGAATAGCACTCTAGGGCGGAGTTTTGGTTCGGATTGTGGGAGAATTTGGAGGTATGCTGCGTGGCTAGTGGACCTAGTATCAGCGTAGTCGTTGTTTCTTGTTGGTGTGAGCCAAGGCTCTTGGACTGCAATTATATCAACCCTTAGTTCGACAGCTAGTTGAAGAGTAGACTCTGTAGCCTGGATACTCTTATTCAGATTCGCTTGGAGAATCTTAATGCTGTCTAACATTCTGTTGTATATTGGTTCTCCTTGTTTGTTATAGCTGCGAGGACTTCACAGTCTCTGCTATTAGCAAAGTGAGGTTCTTTGCAGTTTGAGCATTTTGGGAGTGTATGGATACAAGGCTTCCCACTTGTCGTGCAGGTGGAGCATTTATGCTGCGATGTAGGGTGGGTCCCCGCACATAGCTGGCATGCTGTTTGGTTCCGGCATTTAAGCTTTGTATGGCCAAAGCCTTGGCAGTTGTCGCATTGGGTAGTAGCTGGAATACTTCTATACTTTTCAGTACGGAGGCTCTCTCCAAGGATGATGATCCTCGCTCCTAgtttctttgcttcagcttCTGTTTTAAAAGCAATAACAATAGAGCTGTTTTGCTTGTTCTTCCAGTCTTTTGTAAGCCAGTAGGAGTTACCAACTATTTGTAGTCCTTTGTTATATGTAGGGATTTCAGTTTGAAGGATTTCTAGCGTGTCTGCTCCTTCAAAGGTTGTAGGGACGTTGTGGACTATGACTTTTGTCCAAGATTCTAGTGGTTGAGCGTGTTTGATGTTAAAGAGATCCATCCAGATGTTGGATTGCTGGAGAAGGAATTCTCCAGAGTATCCGCTTGTAGTAGTAAGTATGAGATTGTTTCTCTTACTAAGAGCTGCTAGTTGGATAACAGGTCCTGCAATGCCAGCTTTTTGGAATGCCTCGTTGATTTTGTTTCGTGCTTGGAGCGGGTTGATGGTTTGGTTTTCCTCTAGTGTTGCAACTATTTGGTAGTGCGTAATTAGTTTCTTAGGCGTTGGCTTTTTCTTTGGGGCTACAGTCGTCCAAGTGGCGTTCTTTGATGGTTGAGCTGCAATTGTTGCGTATGATTGGGGAGCATTTGTGtttgttgtcgttgttgctactgctactgtTTGGTTGTTTTGACCAGCTACTGTGGCTGTTGCCTTCTTTAATGTCTTTGCTGCTTTTTCTGAAGCGTTTGCTAGAGTAGCTGAGTGGAAGGCGAGCTTGGCAGATAGTTTGTCCGAGATCTGGTTTGTAACTCTCCCTTTTTCCGTGTAGTCTCTAAATACGTCTAGTAGTTCGAGTAGCTTGTTTTGCTCTTCATATGAGTTGATCATAATAGAGGCTTGGAGGATCAGGTTTCTAGCCCATTGGATTGCCTGTTCTGGATCTTTTGCAGTTGGTTTGTCAGAGTCATTCTTTTGGAATGGATTTCTTCCTGTTCtgcagagatgtcaacaagcaagtcaagctggcttgattcttatcgattgcagatcacagaccattctctgggacgtgccactgtgcacgagcctctatattgtctgtgatctgcaatcgataagaatcaagccagcttgacttgcttgttgacatctctgctgTTCTGTCGTATACAGGAGAGAAGAGGGCTGGTCGTTTGTTCATGATTGGGACTAGTCGTTCAGGTGGGTTAGGTTGAgtttgggttggggtcgctGGTGTCTGGTCCTCTTCTATACCCATTTGGATATCATTTTCGAGATAGATTGCGGTATTAGTGCTGTTTCCGCTTGCCTCTGGGATCTGCACTATGATATTGTCGCTGTCTGGCGGCATTTttgttctgttgttgctACTTTACACTAGAAGGATACCTAGTTCTTCTAGCCGTACCGGTGTGAAAGTAGTGAAAGCCTTGCTATTTTACTCTTCTTACTCGTGGTGGGACCCACTATGCACATCGACGAGCCCAGGAGCACCCCCATTTGTAGAATGGATAGAAAGCCAAAACCTTAGCCTtctaaacacaccaggaacGGGCACTTTCTTTAGGCCACACCTATCAAGAGAATCAGTTTTAGACCTATCCCTAGTTACCCCAGACCTagctgacaaagctattGACTGGCAAGTCACTACAGAGACTGGATCTGACCACTACGGCCTACTCTTCTCAATTCGATCAGACACCGACCAAGTAGACAATCCAATAAACCAACGCAAGTTTAACACAAAAAAGGCGGATTGGCCACTTTTTCAAAAAACCCTAAacgaggctattcaaaacAACATCACGCTACAGCACATAAGCGAGATAAACGACCCTAGgtgtgatggttttgggccgttgccccgcacaggccacctgccagatgccttagcgttgttttgatgttcgcgcacgagccacctgtttggtggcccatgcacacccccacttagatatattccgcgcagagcttcttacaagctctgcactgcaattactttgtaattcaacacagtttcaaatacctgacCTATGTGAGACCCTTACACGTAATTGCAGTCACCGAACACTGGCCCAACGGTGCGCCTCACGAGAAGCGCCCCGTCGAACAAGTCATGAACCCTCTGGGGGCTCGTGACTCCCCTCATCCCGAGATCGTGGAACTCCTCACAGAGGAGACATCGCGCGATACTCGCCCCAGCACTACAGAACACCGAAATCCTGCCCTCGGCGTCCCTCGTTTCATGCGAGAGACGGCCGCAACCATGAACCGCTCCCGTATGGACGAGAGCCACGAGAACTCAGCCCCGAACAGCCTTCGCGTGCGACGGCGCCCACCTCCCAGACCAAAGAAACCCTAGAGCGTCGCGCCAGCGGCCTCCCCCGAGCACACGGCAAGAACAACCTCTTCGACAGGGACGTACGCATTCCAGGACGCTACCCCTCCCTCGGCCACACCGATAGTGTACAGCAGCCACTGGACATTTCCGACGACTCTGACGACGAGCTTCCGACCACAATCACTACGCGCAAGAAGGGCGTGGCCTTCATAGACCATCGCGCCGACTTGAGCAGCCCATTGGGCATACGCTACCCATTAATGAGCGAGCAACGCCGCTACTCGCGCCAGTCTCAGGCCGAAGTCGACACTGATTATTTTTCTGAAGCGTGGCTCTCACCTGGACCTGCCGCGTCCTTAGAACCCCTAGTTGAACACGCCTACGAGCGTGCGCAATTCGAGCGACAGCCCTCTACGTCCTACGTCATTCCTCGCGAGGATAACGTGACCACCTTCGACCTCTGGGAGAACGATGCGCAAGGCAACCCCCAACGCAAAGATTCTCTCCACACTACGCCTATCGGACATACGAATAATGACCAGTCTAAGGCGTTGAACAGACTATATGATCAAATCCGCGATATGTGGAGAGACCTCGGCAACGAGCGCAAACACAGCGATCAGTTAGGCGAACAGCTTCTCGCAAGAGACAAGGTCATCGAAAACCTCCACAGCAAGGATCAAGAAACCCAAGATATCCTTGAGGGTTACAAGGGCGACGTCGCTGACACACAGGCTGTCCTTAAGAACTGCCAGGACCAACTTCAGTCTTCCGTCGCTACAGTTGCACGCCTAACGAGGAGCTCCGCGACGCGCGCGGAAGCGCTCACGAAGACTACCAGCAGGCCCAGAACCAGGCAGAGAACCTCGCCGCCCGCAAATCGGCCTACAAGGACAAATACCGACAGGAGCACGACGCCCACCGAGCCACATTAGAGAATATGAAGAAACTCCAGGCTAAGCTAAAACAGGCTACAGCCAAGGTTTCTAGGTCAGCCAGGCGCGGCCACACAGGCCCTTCCCCCCAGACTCATCGGACTCTGAAGGCGACGATGCCAACAGTCCTCTACCAGCCCTCTCTCGCCAAGGTCAGCGCGGCACTCAGTCTACGAAAAATCGATACTCCGATGACGAAGAGTACGATCACCGTCGCCACCCCCGCCCAAAGAAACCTGAACCTGAGGCATTCTCCGGTAATGGCACCACTTCCGCCGACTATCTTAAGTGGAAGATGGACGTCACCGATTGGTTTGCTGATTATCCCTACGAGTTCGCCTCAGAAACCAAGAAGCTTAGCTACATCCGCCAGAAGACCAAGGACAAGGCTTTCGGATGCCTCCAGCATGGGTACCTCGAACCTGGAGCTGAGTTCGCGCACAGTAACGAGGCTTGGTCTATCCTTGACTCTGTCTATAAGTCGCTGAACACTAGCATCGAAGCTCAGTCCTGGTATGAGAGCTTGAATTCCACTATGAAGCCCACAGAGTCTATGGGTGAGTACATCGCCCGCTTTAACGTCGGCACCTCGGCCCTTCGTTGGCCCGACACCCTCAAGATCCAGTTCATGCGCAACCGGCTGCCTGTATGGTGGCGCGACATGACCGCCATGAAAGTCTTAGAGTCTAGCCTCACCTACCTTGACTTCTGTCAAACCCTTCGTCTCCTCGAACAGTCCAACCCACAACGAGCCACTACAACTGGCAACCGTAGAGGAAATCAGAGTTTAGAAGGTGGCGGGGGCGGCGGAGCAGGCGGCAATAAGTCCACTCCCTCTAACGGACCCCGGAACGGTGGATCCAGCTCGGGATCTGGCCCCCGTGGCCGCTCTGACATCCAGGTCAAGGTCCTCCGTCACTTAAATCGTTGTTTCAACTGTCTTAAGAAGAATCACACCTTTAAGGCTACAGGAGGTTACTG from Pyrenophora tritici-repentis strain M4 chromosome 8, whole genome shotgun sequence includes the following:
- a CDS encoding NMDAR2-C domain containing protein, translating into MPPDSDNIIVQIPEASGNSTNTAIYLENDIQMGIEEDQTPATPTQTQPNPPERLVPIMNKRPALFSPVYDRTAEMSTSKSSWLDSYRLQITDNIEARAQWHVPENGLTGRNPFQKNDSDKPTAKDPEQAIQWARNLILQASIMINSYEEQNKLLELLDVFRDYTEKGRVTNQISDKLSAKLAFHSATLANASEKAAKTLKKATATVAGQNNQTVAVATTTTNTNAPQSYATIAAQPSKNATWTTVAPKKKPTPKKLITHYQIVATLEENQTINPLQARNKINEAFQKAGIAGPVIQLAALSKRNNLILTTTSGYSGEFLLQQSNIWMDLFNIKHAQPLESWTKVIVHNVPTTFEGADTLEILQTEIPTYNKGLQIVGNSYWLTKDWKNKQNSSIVIAFKTEAEAKKLGARIIILGESLRTEKYRT